In Flavobacterium cerinum, one genomic interval encodes:
- a CDS encoding DUF7948 domain-containing protein, translated as MAFITKTCIRYFLLLLFFPSFILLAQNKSETSGFKENVGQIVDQKGTANNAVAYLLHTRGLNVQLKKQGFSYDLYDIKTVPLTKEDALFFPEHPTITKPKTSSQYSFHRVDINFLNANPNVALIGKEKSDDYENYYTSSINTPVAKVYTYQKVVYQELYPNIDLLFFIPDDHSKAVEYNFILKPGARLSDIQFEVKGAKTDLEDNKIKMRVRFGSMEEVMPASWIEDNQKNRKEIAIQYKKIKKNTYGFAGPAGYNDKTIVIDPVPIRLWGTYYGGSGSENINDIITDNLNNIYISGITSSPNNIATAGSYQPDLTTGFNGFIAKFDPNGNRIWATYHTAFPIVLCTDKDYNVYFAGDTTTPVAQLTTPGCHQPNKDIHRDAYVVKLNTNGLREWGTYYGGNFNDSARGIIADNANNVYLCGQTDSGTGIATAGSHKPNIDAANSTTDAFLVKFSTQGVRIWGTYYGGTGAESFNSCLISDDNFLYAVGGSWSNNNIATPGAYQTSLNGGSDNIIIKFGLDGQRIWGTYLGSTANDNIHFGKLKGTAIYLVGKTMGQSGIGTPGTFFETFQLIPNIMPSIIESSYIIKFDVATQEKVWGTYFPDMIMGLSANQNQDVYFSGYTKISTGITTPDAYMPTKINASYNSTVYLVKLNSSGQREWGTYYGGEISDQMGLTAVDSSNDIILYGTSVSRTGIATTGSHQPDFASVPTGNTIGADTFLVKFKDCHSATTASSNSPVCINGNLELTASGGTNYQWSGPNGFSSTLQNPTIQNVTALHNGQYSCVITGTGGCDNTITLNVTVGNAAIPTPSLLNLPAINGDCNTVITTIPTAQDNCSGLIQGITTDPLTYTIPGSYTITWHYGSGTNSITQTQNVNITATPEPTASNPQSFCIQQNATIADITISGQNILWYDNLNGNIVNTGTLLQDNTTYYASQTLNNCESSLIPITVSLVTTPLPNATTSQILCDNQNATLADIQITGNSIKWYDSSTGNTILPATTIIQNNTTYFATQTINGCEGPRIGIHVTLTHTVNAQDYATYICDDQNNNTELVDLTSFNTNIVSDTSINFSYYTTLSGAENQSDNASINNYTNYGLTMGSNIVYVRAQAANGCYQVVRLTLTLVNPPRIEIPDVMAICSNNTIILNASGNYSSYLWSTGATTSSITVSQPGNYTVTVTQNHGMVSCSTTKNISVVTSNAPVIRNIVTTDWTENENTISVILTGGSIGNYEYSLDGIHFQNSNSFTNLSSGNYTVYIKDKNDCGQTTKDVFLLNYPKFFSPNGDGHNDRWRIKFSNYEKGLTVRIFDRFGKFIKELKHNDSGWDGTYNGAPLPATDYWFVVIRKDGKEHRGHFSLIR; from the coding sequence ATGGCCTTTATTACAAAAACTTGCATTCGATATTTTCTATTACTTTTATTTTTCCCATCATTTATACTATTAGCACAAAACAAGTCGGAAACAAGCGGTTTTAAAGAAAATGTAGGTCAGATTGTAGATCAAAAAGGAACTGCAAACAATGCGGTTGCCTATTTATTACACACCAGAGGCTTAAACGTACAACTAAAAAAACAAGGATTTTCATACGATCTCTATGATATCAAAACGGTTCCTTTAACAAAAGAGGATGCGCTCTTCTTTCCGGAACATCCAACGATAACAAAACCGAAAACATCTTCTCAATATTCTTTTCACAGGGTAGACATCAACTTTCTGAATGCCAATCCAAATGTAGCGCTTATCGGGAAAGAAAAATCAGATGACTATGAAAATTATTACACCAGCTCGATAAACACACCGGTTGCAAAAGTTTATACCTATCAAAAAGTAGTGTATCAGGAATTGTATCCGAATATTGATCTTTTGTTTTTTATACCGGATGATCACTCAAAAGCAGTTGAATACAATTTCATTTTAAAACCCGGAGCACGATTGTCGGACATACAATTTGAGGTTAAAGGGGCCAAAACGGATTTGGAAGACAATAAGATCAAAATGCGCGTTCGCTTCGGATCGATGGAGGAAGTGATGCCTGCCAGTTGGATCGAAGACAATCAAAAAAACAGAAAAGAGATTGCCATTCAGTATAAAAAAATCAAAAAAAACACCTATGGCTTTGCCGGTCCTGCCGGTTACAATGATAAAACAATTGTTATCGACCCGGTTCCGATTCGTCTATGGGGTACTTATTATGGTGGAAGCGGTAGTGAAAACATAAACGATATCATCACTGATAACTTAAATAACATTTATATAAGCGGGATTACTTCCAGCCCAAACAATATCGCTACAGCCGGATCTTACCAGCCGGATCTTACCACAGGTTTTAATGGCTTTATTGCCAAATTCGATCCTAATGGCAACCGAATTTGGGCGACATATCATACTGCTTTTCCAATTGTCTTGTGTACCGACAAAGACTACAATGTTTATTTTGCCGGAGATACGACCACACCAGTAGCACAACTAACCACACCAGGATGCCATCAACCGAACAAGGATATCCACAGGGATGCCTATGTTGTTAAATTAAATACGAACGGGCTCAGAGAATGGGGAACCTATTATGGTGGAAATTTTAACGATTCTGCTCGCGGGATCATTGCTGACAATGCAAATAATGTTTATCTGTGTGGCCAAACCGATAGTGGTACCGGTATTGCTACAGCCGGATCTCATAAGCCGAATATCGATGCTGCCAACAGCACCACGGATGCTTTTCTTGTAAAATTCTCAACACAGGGAGTCCGAATCTGGGGAACTTATTATGGTGGTACCGGAGCCGAGAGTTTTAACTCTTGTCTCATCTCAGACGACAATTTTTTATACGCCGTTGGCGGCTCCTGGAGTAATAATAATATTGCAACACCTGGTGCTTATCAGACTAGCCTAAATGGAGGTAGCGACAATATCATTATTAAATTCGGATTGGATGGACAGCGTATATGGGGAACCTATTTAGGCAGTACTGCTAATGATAACATTCATTTTGGAAAGTTAAAAGGTACAGCAATCTATCTGGTTGGAAAAACAATGGGGCAATCCGGAATCGGAACGCCCGGTACTTTTTTTGAGACGTTCCAGCTTATTCCTAATATAATGCCTTCTATTATTGAGAGTAGTTATATCATAAAATTTGATGTTGCAACCCAAGAAAAGGTATGGGGAACGTATTTTCCTGATATGATAATGGGGCTTTCTGCTAATCAAAATCAGGATGTTTATTTTTCCGGTTATACAAAAATAAGCACCGGAATCACAACTCCTGATGCCTATATGCCAACTAAAATCAATGCCAGCTACAATTCTACAGTCTATCTGGTTAAACTGAACAGTTCAGGTCAGCGGGAATGGGGTACCTATTATGGCGGAGAAATTAGCGATCAGATGGGATTAACAGCTGTTGACAGTTCTAATGATATTATTTTGTATGGCACTTCTGTCAGCAGAACTGGTATTGCTACAACAGGGTCACATCAACCGGATTTTGCTTCTGTTCCCACTGGAAATACAATCGGCGCTGATACTTTTTTAGTTAAATTTAAAGACTGCCATTCGGCTACAACAGCTAGCAGTAATTCCCCGGTTTGCATTAACGGTAATTTGGAATTAACTGCCAGTGGAGGAACAAATTATCAATGGTCTGGTCCTAACGGTTTTTCCTCTACACTTCAAAATCCGACAATTCAGAATGTAACAGCTTTACATAACGGACAATATAGTTGTGTTATAACCGGTACCGGTGGATGCGACAATACCATTACACTAAATGTAACGGTAGGTAATGCCGCTATTCCCACACCTTCCCTGTTGAATTTACCGGCAATTAATGGCGATTGTAACACTGTCATCACAACAATTCCTACGGCACAGGATAACTGTAGCGGACTGATACAAGGTATTACAACAGATCCGTTAACATATACGATTCCCGGTTCCTATACTATAACCTGGCATTATGGAAGCGGAACAAACAGTATTACCCAGACACAAAATGTAAACATTACCGCCACTCCGGAACCTACAGCCAGTAATCCACAATCATTCTGTATCCAACAAAATGCTACTATTGCCGATATTACAATTAGCGGTCAGAATATTCTCTGGTACGACAATCTTAACGGAAATATAGTAAATACCGGTACGCTATTACAGGACAACACTACTTATTATGCCTCACAAACCCTTAATAATTGTGAAAGCTCGTTAATTCCAATCACGGTAAGTCTGGTTACAACTCCATTACCAAACGCGACTACTTCGCAGATACTTTGCGATAATCAAAATGCTACTTTAGCCGATATCCAAATAACAGGAAACTCTATCAAATGGTATGATAGTAGCACAGGAAACACAATACTACCTGCAACAACAATAATACAGAACAATACTACCTATTTCGCAACTCAAACGATAAATGGATGTGAAGGCCCTCGAATAGGAATACACGTCACGTTAACCCATACTGTTAATGCACAGGATTATGCTACTTATATTTGTGATGATCAAAATAATAACACGGAACTAGTCGATCTTACTTCTTTTAATACCAATATCGTATCGGACACTTCTATTAACTTTTCGTATTACACAACGCTTTCCGGTGCCGAAAACCAAAGTGATAATGCATCAATAAATAATTACACCAATTATGGGCTGACAATGGGTTCCAATATCGTTTATGTTCGTGCTCAGGCTGCTAACGGTTGTTATCAGGTTGTACGTTTAACACTAACACTGGTCAATCCGCCACGTATCGAAATTCCCGATGTTATGGCAATCTGTTCCAATAACACGATTATTCTTAATGCAAGTGGTAATTACAGTAGCTATCTATGGTCTACCGGTGCGACTACTTCATCTATTACAGTGAGCCAACCTGGAAATTATACCGTTACCGTTACGCAAAACCATGGAATGGTGAGTTGTTCGACGACTAAAAATATTAGTGTGGTAACATCCAACGCTCCGGTTATTAGAAATATCGTGACAACCGACTGGACCGAAAATGAAAATACAATATCAGTAATTCTTACCGGCGGTAGCATTGGTAACTACGAATATTCATTGGACGGCATACATTTCCAAAACAGTAATAGCTTTACCAACCTGAGTAGTGGGAATTATACCGTTTATATAAAAGATAAAAACGATTGCGGGCAAACCACTAAAGATGTTTTTCTACTCAATTATCCCAAATTCTTTAGTCCAAACGGAGATGGCCATAATGACAGATGGCGAATTAAATTCTCAAATTATGAAAAAGGATTAACCGTACGAATCTTTGATCGATTTGGTAAGTTTATCAAAGAGCTTAAGCATAATGATTCCGGTTGGGATGGCACCTATAATGGAGCGCCACTTCCCGCTACCGATTACTGGTTTGTCGTAATACGAAAAGACGGAAAAGAGCACAGAGGTCATTTTTCGTTAATCCGTTAA
- a CDS encoding sensor histidine kinase produces the protein MKINRLNSIIILGLIAIVGIIIAQLLWTKEAFNLEEKKFTQKVHIALLEVAKKLYEGKNHELPANSPINKVSNDYYIVNVDNDFEPEILEYYLKTVFKKFNITTDFEYAMYNCESDEMVYGNYVAISDTSKKENSVYFPKHKNLVYYFAVRFPNETSYLFSSLKFWFMLSFALVVILIVYVYSIFTLLQQKKYSELQRDFINNMTHEFKTPLSSILIASNYLSKQEPIRNDPKLDKYASIIIDQSKKLNHHIEKILNIAKSDDTPLKLQKKEILLNAVLQDVTENIQLRYPEVRINVENPDKSLQIYGDEFHFTNIVYNLIDNAVKYCNTTPEIQVKVTKEPGRVRLMFTDNGIGISQKNISFIFDKFYRIPGKKSNEVNGFGLGLYYVNKICKLHNWKISTKSHLEKGTTITLLIPEK, from the coding sequence TTGAAGATCAACCGACTCAACAGTATCATTATTCTGGGCCTGATTGCCATTGTGGGCATTATTATCGCACAATTACTCTGGACCAAAGAGGCCTTTAACCTGGAAGAGAAGAAATTCACCCAGAAAGTTCATATTGCTTTACTGGAAGTAGCTAAAAAACTATACGAAGGTAAAAACCACGAACTTCCCGCTAATAGTCCGATTAACAAAGTTTCGAATGACTACTATATTGTAAATGTTGATAATGATTTTGAACCGGAAATTCTTGAATACTATCTAAAAACAGTCTTTAAAAAGTTTAATATCACTACCGATTTCGAATACGCCATGTACAATTGCGAAAGTGATGAGATGGTGTACGGAAATTATGTTGCTATCAGCGATACTTCTAAAAAAGAGAATTCGGTGTATTTCCCGAAACATAAAAATCTGGTCTATTATTTTGCAGTTCGTTTTCCAAATGAAACGTCTTACCTCTTTAGTTCGTTAAAGTTCTGGTTTATGCTTTCATTTGCCTTGGTTGTTATCCTTATTGTCTATGTATATTCCATTTTTACGTTATTACAACAAAAGAAATATTCGGAATTACAACGTGATTTTATCAACAATATGACGCATGAGTTTAAAACACCACTATCTTCTATTCTGATTGCTTCTAACTATCTCAGTAAACAGGAACCGATTCGAAATGATCCGAAGCTCGACAAATATGCTTCCATTATTATTGACCAGAGTAAAAAACTCAACCATCATATTGAAAAGATTCTGAATATTGCTAAATCGGATGATACACCGCTAAAACTGCAAAAAAAAGAGATTTTACTCAATGCGGTATTACAGGATGTTACCGAAAACATTCAGCTTCGTTATCCGGAAGTACGTATTAACGTCGAAAATCCGGATAAATCGCTTCAGATTTACGGGGACGAATTTCATTTTACAAATATTGTTTACAATTTGATTGACAATGCGGTTAAATATTGTAATACAACGCCTGAAATCCAGGTTAAGGTTACTAAAGAACCCGGACGTGTACGATTGATGTTTACTGATAACGGGATTGGTATTTCACAAAAAAATATTTCCTTTATATTTGACAAGTTCTATCGGATTCCGGGTAAAAAAAGTAATGAGGTAAACGGTTTCGGATTGGGACTGTATTATGTAAATAAGATTTGCAAACTGCATAACTGGAAAATATCCACCAAGAGTCACCTGGAAAAAGGAACAACCATAACGCTATTAATACCCGAAAAATAA
- a CDS encoding ion channel, producing MAFLKRISSRAKADENTGFGSNASIYGGRFVNKDGNANVRKVGVGITERISWYHAMIDVPRWKFMFIIFAFYLIVNFLFACIYFLIGVEHLQGITAVTAVDQFGQAFFFSAQTFTTVGYGHISPTGFMTSFVASVEALFGLLSFAIATGLFYGRFSKPKALIRFSQNAVIAPYKDGKALMLRMTPYKNTNLMEAEAKATIGLSLEEDGKKINKFFTLDLELEKINMLALSWTLVHPITENSPLFTFTEEDYAKQKGEILVFVKVFDDMFSATVVKRTSYTLREIVYGAKFSPMFEADRDSDETILYVDKLNSIQKENV from the coding sequence ATGGCATTCTTAAAACGAATTAGTTCGAGGGCTAAGGCCGATGAAAATACAGGTTTCGGAAGCAATGCGTCTATTTATGGCGGACGTTTTGTCAATAAAGACGGAAATGCCAATGTACGGAAAGTAGGAGTCGGAATTACTGAACGGATTAGCTGGTATCATGCGATGATCGATGTACCGCGATGGAAATTCATGTTTATCATCTTCGCCTTTTATTTAATTGTCAACTTTCTTTTTGCCTGTATTTACTTTCTGATCGGAGTGGAACATTTACAGGGAATCACTGCTGTTACGGCAGTTGATCAGTTCGGACAGGCGTTTTTTTTCAGTGCGCAGACTTTTACGACTGTAGGTTACGGACATATTAGTCCGACCGGTTTTATGACCAGTTTTGTTGCGTCGGTTGAAGCCTTATTCGGATTGTTGAGTTTTGCCATTGCGACCGGTTTGTTTTACGGAAGATTTAGTAAACCGAAAGCCTTGATACGTTTTTCGCAAAATGCAGTTATCGCACCGTATAAAGACGGTAAAGCCCTGATGCTGCGAATGACGCCTTATAAGAACACCAACCTAATGGAAGCTGAAGCTAAGGCAACAATTGGATTAAGCCTGGAAGAAGACGGCAAAAAAATCAATAAGTTTTTTACACTCGATCTGGAATTGGAGAAAATTAATATGTTGGCACTGAGTTGGACACTAGTGCATCCGATCACAGAAAATAGTCCGTTATTTACCTTTACGGAAGAAGATTATGCCAAACAGAAAGGGGAAATCCTGGTTTTTGTAAAGGTGTTTGACGATATGTTTAGTGCCACAGTAGTAAAGCGTACTTCTTATACCTTACGTGAAATTGTTTATGGTGCAAAATTTAGTCCGATGTTTGAAGCCGACCGCGATAGCGATGAGACAATATTATATGTGGATAAGCTGAACAGTATTCAAAAAGAAAACGTATAG
- a CDS encoding response regulator transcription factor, whose product MSKYKILYAEDDETLAFLTKDNLELNGYEVFHCPNGENCLELFKTGSFDICILDIMMPKIDGFELATAIREIDTEIPIIFLSAKTLKEDRIKGLRLGADDYLVKPFSIEELLLKIEIFLKRSQKKTAPEKSGYIVGTFRFDAENYVLVKGDKKTVLTQRESELLKLFLDNKNTVLKREQILTSLWGDDDYFMGRSLDVFISRLRKLLSEETGIQIENLHGIGFKFTIKE is encoded by the coding sequence ATGTCGAAATACAAAATTCTATATGCTGAAGACGATGAAACACTGGCTTTTCTGACCAAAGATAATCTGGAACTGAACGGCTACGAGGTTTTCCATTGCCCGAACGGAGAAAATTGTCTCGAACTGTTTAAAACCGGCTCGTTTGACATTTGTATTTTGGATATCATGATGCCTAAAATAGATGGCTTTGAACTGGCTACAGCGATTCGCGAAATTGACACTGAGATTCCCATCATCTTTTTATCGGCCAAAACGTTAAAAGAAGACCGGATTAAAGGACTGCGTTTAGGGGCCGATGATTACCTGGTCAAACCTTTTAGCATCGAGGAATTATTACTTAAAATTGAAATTTTCCTGAAGCGCTCCCAAAAGAAAACGGCTCCGGAAAAAAGCGGTTATATCGTAGGGACTTTCCGGTTTGATGCTGAAAATTACGTATTGGTTAAAGGCGATAAAAAAACAGTATTAACGCAGAGAGAATCCGAATTACTAAAATTATTTCTGGACAATAAAAACACCGTCCTGAAACGGGAACAAATTCTAACCTCTTTATGGGGTGACGATGATTATTTTATGGGGCGAAGCCTTGATGTCTTTATTTCCAGACTCCGAAAATTATTGTCGGAAGAAACCGGCATACAAATAGAAAATCTGCACGGCATCGGTTTTAAATTTACTATAAAAGAGTAA
- a CDS encoding B12-binding domain-containing radical SAM protein, protein MKPTTIFLITPPFTQLNTPYPGTAYVKGFLNTKNISSFQADLGIEVILKLFSKKGLIEMFAEIESQTTEWTDNSQRIIALQDEYIKTIDPVILFLQGKNPTLAHLICQEDFLPEASRFAQLEELDWAFGTMGTQDKAKHLATLYLEDISDLIVECIDPNFGFSRYAERLGRSANSFDELYNHLQQEYTYIDQITLQLLAERLSVLNPEIVAFSVPFPGNLYSAFRCAQWIKKHHPNIKVAMGGGFPNTELRSLSDVRVMEFFDFITLDDGEAPVENMIAYVAGKLSKEELKRTFILEDNKVVYYNNPACRDYKQSEVGTPDYTDLLLDQYISVIEIVNPMHRMWSDGRWNKLTMAHGCYWGKCTFCDISLDYIKVYEPIAAKMLVDRMEELITQTGQNGFHFVDEAAPPALMRAVALEILKRKLAVTWWTNIRFEKSFTKDLCLLLKASGCIAVSGGLEVASDRLLELIQKGVTVAQVARVNRNFTEAGIMVHAYLMYGFPTQTAQETIDSLEMVRQLFELGILQSGFWHQFAMTAHSPVGMYPEKFGVQKETETIGAFANNDIIHIDKTGTDHDKFSFGLKKSLFNYMHGICFDYPLQDWFDFKIPRTKVTSDYIYNALQDDDTFMIKPTAKVVWIGGKPTVSYFTKNKKGRQFEMASLTFHDKKESFVIQVNKEDAEWLISALPKMAVAQNKTLTFNEVKSDYENEDREDFELFWYSKPINTLRSSGLLVL, encoded by the coding sequence ATGAAGCCGACAACCATTTTTCTGATTACACCGCCTTTTACACAGCTGAATACTCCATATCCGGGTACGGCCTACGTAAAGGGATTCCTGAATACCAAAAATATAAGCTCCTTTCAGGCGGATTTGGGCATTGAGGTCATCTTAAAATTGTTCTCGAAAAAGGGATTAATTGAAATGTTTGCTGAAATCGAAAGTCAGACAACGGAATGGACGGATAATAGTCAGCGTATTATAGCCTTGCAGGACGAATACATCAAAACGATTGATCCGGTTATTTTGTTTCTTCAGGGGAAAAATCCGACTCTGGCACATTTGATTTGTCAGGAAGATTTTTTACCGGAAGCCTCTCGTTTTGCACAGCTGGAAGAATTGGACTGGGCTTTTGGTACTATGGGAACGCAGGATAAGGCGAAACATTTGGCTACGCTTTATCTGGAAGATATTTCAGATCTGATTGTAGAATGTATCGACCCGAATTTTGGCTTTAGCCGTTATGCAGAACGATTAGGACGATCAGCGAATTCTTTTGATGAATTATACAATCATCTGCAACAGGAATATACGTATATCGATCAAATAACCTTGCAGTTATTAGCAGAACGATTGTCGGTTCTAAATCCTGAAATTGTAGCTTTTTCGGTTCCTTTTCCGGGCAATTTATACAGTGCTTTCCGTTGCGCACAATGGATTAAAAAACACCATCCGAATATTAAGGTTGCGATGGGTGGCGGTTTTCCGAATACTGAATTACGATCATTAAGTGATGTACGGGTAATGGAATTTTTCGATTTTATCACATTAGATGACGGAGAAGCGCCGGTTGAGAATATGATTGCTTATGTAGCGGGAAAATTGAGTAAAGAAGAATTAAAAAGAACCTTTATTTTAGAAGATAATAAGGTTGTTTATTATAATAATCCGGCTTGTCGGGACTATAAACAGTCGGAAGTCGGAACACCGGATTACACCGATTTATTGCTGGATCAATATATTTCGGTGATCGAAATTGTAAACCCGATGCATCGTATGTGGAGTGACGGGCGTTGGAACAAGCTTACAATGGCGCACGGTTGTTATTGGGGGAAATGTACTTTTTGCGATATCTCGTTGGATTATATCAAAGTTTACGAACCGATAGCGGCTAAGATGTTAGTGGACCGAATGGAAGAGCTAATTACGCAAACCGGGCAAAATGGCTTTCATTTTGTTGATGAAGCTGCACCTCCTGCCTTAATGCGGGCAGTTGCATTGGAAATTTTAAAACGGAAACTGGCTGTAACCTGGTGGACGAATATTCGTTTTGAAAAAAGCTTTACCAAAGATTTATGTTTGTTGCTAAAAGCTTCCGGATGTATTGCGGTTTCCGGAGGATTGGAAGTGGCTTCAGATCGTTTACTGGAATTGATTCAGAAAGGCGTAACTGTAGCGCAGGTGGCTCGCGTTAACCGGAATTTTACTGAAGCGGGAATTATGGTCCATGCGTATCTGATGTATGGTTTTCCGACACAAACGGCTCAGGAAACTATCGATAGTCTGGAAATGGTACGACAATTATTTGAGTTGGGCATTTTACAATCGGGATTCTGGCATCAGTTTGCGATGACAGCGCATAGTCCGGTTGGGATGTACCCTGAAAAATTCGGTGTGCAAAAAGAAACGGAAACGATCGGTGCATTCGCAAATAACGATATCATCCATATTGATAAAACCGGAACGGATCATGATAAGTTTAGTTTTGGCTTAAAGAAATCACTGTTCAATTATATGCATGGAATCTGCTTTGATTATCCGTTGCAGGATTGGTTTGATTTTAAAATACCACGTACAAAAGTAACATCAGATTATATTTATAATGCTTTGCAGGACGACGATACTTTTATGATTAAACCGACGGCAAAGGTGGTTTGGATAGGAGGAAAACCAACAGTATCCTATTTTACCAAAAATAAAAAAGGAAGGCAATTTGAAATGGCCAGTTTGACATTCCACGATAAAAAAGAAAGCTTTGTTATTCAGGTGAACAAAGAAGATGCGGAATGGCTTATATCGGCTTTACCTAAAATGGCGGTTGCACAAAACAAGACTTTGACATTTAATGAGGTTAAATCGGATTACGAGAATGAGGATCGGGAAGATTTTGAACTGTTTTGGTATTCGAAACCAATCAATACATTGCGAAGTTCCGGCCTTTTGGTGTTGTAA